Within the Aspergillus luchuensis IFO 4308 DNA, chromosome 5, nearly complete sequence genome, the region AAACCATAAGGTGCTTGCCAGGAGGTGCAGCTCGCGCCATCCGTGGTCGAAAGAGCACGCGAGTTCTTCCAAGCTCCACTTGATGCATATTGACTTAGAATCATGgttcatcttggatgattgCACTATGGACGACACTCAGCTCACGGAGTCGTGAGCGACATTAACATAGCGAGGATCCTGTCTACATATGCCCACTCTCTGCCAACCTGCACCGTGTCGGTAAGCAAGGCTCACCAACGTCCTACCTGGCCACACTCACCCCCGAGATGTCTTAAGTGGGTTTCGGAAATAGTACATCATTATGGAAAACTTACTGATGTAAGAAATAAACTAGAATTCGCCGCTCAGTTGGCCTCAGCTAATGCTTACCTTCTCAGGTTGTTGTACGACGGGAACGACCACATTTACCAAGCTGATACCTTTTCCACGGACGTTTTACGCCTTTCCGCCCCAGATGATGACCACCTGAGGTATTCAATcccagcagaagagcttTACGAACGGGAGACGATAGAAGAGGGTCCGGCCGAAATCTGCTTGGAAAAGATCCTGAGGCAATTCGGCAGGGATCAGGATAAAGCTCTCTGTCTGTGTCTTCACAACCGAACCGCCGAGGCAGCAGAGATCATATTAGGATTTCTCCTCTGGGTTACTAGTGATGCAGTAGTGCGCGGTATATCTCAAGGTTTATCGCTTATATGTGTTGTTTTGGACTGTTTCACTGACCATGGGCTCACGCCGTTTCTATCAGGCATTCTGTACGACGACGCTGCGGTTCATCCTAGGCAACTCAGGCTCTGGAGCGAGTTCAATATCTGCTGTCTTGCAGTctggcagaagcagaaggatttGACTCAGGCTTCGGTGACGGCGAACATTCCTCTTCCCGACCCATGTCTGAGCATTTCACAAATAGAAACATTTGGTGCGGAGCTGATTGCTATCTGTGACAGGATAGAAAAGCATGGACTAGTGGACTATGAGGTCGGggtctgggaagaagagattctcTCTAGTAACGTCTCCCGTCAATTTATACGCTGCTTGCATGGCTGACCTTACTATAGTCCTGGATTAGTGTCGGTCATTAAACCAGTCGATTCGATACAGTTGCGGATGCTTATCCAGTTAACTGATCGAGATGTACAGTAATCAGGGAACATGTGCCTGGCAACAGCAATAGCGGGTTTTCGATATGGTTGTCATCCTGTCATGGATGCGGTGAGATTGTCATACCAGAACTAGCATGTGACTTGGCGGGGTAGATAAAAGAGAATCCACATGAAGTCCGCTGTCGGGGAGTCATTTGCCAAACAAAAGCCACGCCGCAAAATGTCCAAGCATTTATCTATGTTTCAGTTATGCAATTATACGTTGGCCAGGGATAGGCTAATTCCAAGCTTTCGGGAATATTTCGAAACAGAAGCGTTCCGAGGACTCCCCAAGGACGAGGTATACGTCGAGAGCCCGCTCGACTCTGATGCACTGGAGCGCTTGAAACCTTTGCTTTCACTGATCTGTGACGGGGTGAGTAGCTGATGTTTACTAAAAGTCCTCTCGCTAGACTGTCTCCTGACACTATCATAGCCGGTCCGCGTAATACTTTCAAGGGTCATGGGGAAGGCAAGACTGCACGCCCCCTTTCCATGTCTCCACATCCCAGTCCTGATCTACGAGTCTTCAGTGCTCGATGGAAAGCATTTAGAGCTTGGGCGCGGCGTATATACGGACAGGGACGTTGGTCTGACCGGGAAATTGGTTCTAATGACAGTTGTTCCCACGCGTGTTAAAGTCATATTCGAGTCTTCAGCGACTCCTTAGGTCGTGAGACATAAAATAAATTCCGTGGAACCTACCAGCCATCCTTATCACTGTACTGATGTATGTTGTCTTCTGTGGAAAGGAATATGTCCCAAGGTACCTGGTATCCTGCACCTAGATTCGACAAGTGCCCCCGATCTGAAAAATCAATACTCGGTTCTTGAATATTTTCCGGGAACCGTGCCGGAGATGGGAAGGATAACGAATCGGTTGGACAGGAAAGTCCTCCTTGGTCTAGGTTACTTCCATAATGGAACCCCTGGCCTGTGAATTATTAGTCTCGTATATTCTGTTTCGTCGACATGTATGAGTTCCATACCGACCATGTTGACGAATGTAGGAGGGTCATGTATAATCGTGGGATGACAACGGAACTCCGACGCATGCGGAGGAGCCAGCCCCTCGATACGACCTTCCCCAACGCCAATATTGTCTTGTTCTGAACCAGGAGTTTCCATCTTTCGCTTCTTCAAGGATGTTTTCTCACGTCCAATGTCTTCTCGGGTCTCGTTGATGTGGTCTCGTGTGCGTGGCCTCCGTTTCTGCTTAGTGGGAGGTAGGCTGACAACACAGTCTGTTCGTCTCAGAGGGAATAGGAACGTATGCTTGAAACATCCTGGCGATGTAGGAATCGTGGCGGCCGCTTCGTGCTTTAAGCGCAAGGTTGACTTCATCAAACTCTGGTAATTCGTAGGATGTCGCATTGCCACATGTCGCAAGACATGGTCAGCGGGTTTGCTGCAAACTGGGCATTTGCTACCGAACCACAGGGTCTTCAACGCCCGGTGTTGTGCCTCCTCCGTCCTTCTGAAGTGCCCGTAGAGGTTATCATACCGGCTATACCCACGAAGACACAGAGGACACGCATAGGGCAGACTTGTGACATGTGTTAGAGTGCGGTACAACTGGAGTTGATCATTCGTGTGCTCGTCGGCTTTTGGCTCAGGGAAAATTTGGTTTGGAGAGCGTCGTCTCTTCGACTCTGGAGTCACCATACTCATTGATCTGTGTTAACCTGGCTTTGAAATAGACATGGCCTAAGCCGAGGAAAATGGACTTGGCCCATACGAGCCTGGCACAGTTCTCCGGAGCTCACATAATCAAATACCAAATCACGGTAAACGTTGGACAAGGTAGAGACCCCCCTTCTCAAGGGTCAATGGCCGATTCGTCAATGTCGGCGCCGGAGGATCTGCATGGTTCCCAAATTCTACGCTGTTTCTTGGATCGGTTCATAATGGTAGTCATCAAATCCCTGAGGGGGTTGTGCCACGTCTCGGACGAAGGATtcaaccccccaaaacccCGACATCTTACGCATCGTAACAACAGGTCAAGCGACCTTATACTTCCAGGACTTTAAAAGCCAATCTGTACGTAGCATACGCACCTACTCAAATTGTTCACAACACAATGGCATCTGACGGAGAGGGTATCCGACGTGTACTCCCAGTGCGACTTCTTACATATGCCTCTCATCCCTCACTTCATTCATCCCGCTAAACATGGTGATCATTCCTATCCTGCTCAAGTGCTAGCTCTAGATCAATGCTCATGCCCTTTCCCAGTCCGAGAATTTCATCCGTGCAGGCAGTATTCCGACCGTCAAAAACCCCCTTTCTCTCAGCAGGGGGTATCCATACAATAGTTCCGCGCCGAGCGAGATCGATTACATAATAGTCGCCTTCGTTCGCTGATTCTGCTGATCTTTCGACTAGCTCCTTCCTCGCTCGGTTGGTGTCTGGATATTTCGTTTGCCCAGGGATCTTGAATTGAGATCCATCCCAGATATGCCCTTGGAAATGGTCGAGGACCTCCGCACGGTTGTCCAATTCCAGCATTTTGCGACAAAGAGAGCAccacatccttccttccGCAACAGAGCAAAAGTTCTTATCGATAAAGGCTTCTCTCAGTTCTTCCGTGCGGCACGGTTCGACATGATGCTTGAGGTAGAGATGAGACCGATGGGCAAGCGACTCATTGGAGCTGGCTGGGAAGAATTCACCGCAGCTATCGTAGAGACATATGCGCCCGGCATCGAAGAAATAGTCTTCCACGTGGATACGCCAATCGCCAATAGAAGTGAATTCTTTGGTACACTCCTTAGCAGTGCACATGTATTTCTGCTCCAGCGTGTAGCTCATTTCAGTCAtgatggaaaaagaaggccGATATTGTTCAGGAATCTTGAAGTCCGAGGATGTCGGTTGTGTGATTTTCAGGAAGAGATGTGTGATTTATGTAGCGACAGCAGAGTTTCCACTTTCGCTGGCATACTCATCCATAGAA harbors:
- a CDS encoding uncharacterized protein (COG:S;~EggNog:ENOG410PQ5R) encodes the protein MENLLMLLYDGNDHIYQADTFSTDVLRLSAPDDDHLRYSIPAEELYERETIEEGPAEICLEKILRQFGRDQDKALCLCLHNRTAEAAEIILGFLLWVTSDAVVRGISQGILYDDAAVHPRQLRLWSEFNICCLAVWQKQKDLTQASVTANIPLPDPCLSISQIETFGAELIAICDRIEKHGLVDYEVGVWEEEILSILD
- a CDS encoding uncharacterized protein (InterPro:IPR036236,IPR013087), with the protein product MSMVTPESKRRRSPNQIFPEPKADEHTNDQLQLYRTLTHVTSLPYACPLCLRGYSRYDNLYGHFRRTEEAQHRALKTLWFGSKCPVCSKPADHVLRHVAMRHPTNYQSLMKSTLRLKHEAAATIPTSPGCFKHTFLFPLRRTDCVVSLPPTKQKRRPRTRDHINETREDIGREKTSLKKRKMETPGSEQDNIGVGEGRIEGLAPPHASEFRCHPTIIHDPPTFVNMVGQGFHYGSNLDQGGLSCPTDSLSFPSPARFPENIQEPSIDFSDRGHLSNLGAGYQVPWDIFLSTEDNIHQYSDKDGW